The following proteins come from a genomic window of Vidua chalybeata isolate OUT-0048 chromosome 2, bVidCha1 merged haplotype, whole genome shotgun sequence:
- the LONRF2 gene encoding LON peptidase N-terminal domain and RING finger protein 2 — protein MELGPGPCALPPAAGAGARAAAAGGPCAEMLQVAEEAFRGGNFELAAEIYGSELAGLPQPERGLCLRRADALARAGRMAEALDAYGAAARLARLRPEELRELAESVALSIRDKELRLPPWGSGAAGSGGAEGEGLGDPACCRPPELFACPLCRRLLCEPVTLHCGHTHCRRCAEPGDCGRCHRPRRPAEPTPAAAALPPAAGRPRVNVVLGNLLHKWFGAESRARRLRAEGDALRERQELPAALEKYNQALEMAPCKCSLIAQRAELCTLMKNYQQALHDADILCRNKPHWPAGHYVKAKALSGLERTEEALKEFLYCVALNPEWSSMKKEAQKIMCEMFFPAFENVHDSLTAPFSSRTSHTRLKPAFLSSINTQSAVEDNSVAGSSKDTMFRLTKTPSQESDVFRNTDSSVTHHVLDLYFDDNKKSLGAILSSLPGVGLKRKLSSDMRDLQSLDVPNKILKKDGDVLPENTTDTSSEIPTTLVDASDFECSLCMRLFYEPVTTPCGHTFCLKCLERCLDHNPLCPLCKEKLSEFLASRTYKKTVLTEELIVRYLPEELSERKKVNEEEMKELSNLNKDVPIFVCTMAFPTIPCPLHVFEPRYRLMIRRCMETGTKQFGMCLADELKGFADHGCILEIRDVKFFPDGRSVVDTVGVRRFRVLSHGQRDGYNTANIEYLEDKKVEGPEYEELVRLHDSVYDQAVAWFTSLKDNMKVQILNHFGSMPGKEPEPQSNPSGPAWYWWLLAVLPLENRAQLAILAMTSLKDRLIAIRRVLIFVTRKRPR, from the exons ATGGAGCTGGGCCCGGGGCCCTGCGCGCTGCCgcccgccgccggggccggggcgagggcggcggcggcggggggacCCTGCGCCGAGATGCTGCAGGTGGCGGAGGAGGCCTTCCGCGGCGGCAACTTCGAGCTGGCGGCCGAGATCTACGGCTCAGAGCTGGCGGGGCTGCCGCAGCCCGAGCGGGGCCTGTGCCTCCGTCGCGCCGATGCGCTGGCCAGGGCCGGCCGCATGGCCGAGGCGCTGGACGCCTACGGCGCGGCGGCGCGGCTGGCGCGGCTGCGGCCCGAGGAGCTGCGGGAGCTGGCGGAGAGCGTCGCCCTCAGCATCCGCGACAAGGAGCTGCGCCTCCCGCCCTGGGGGAGCGGCGCGGCCGGCAGCGGCGGGGCGGAGGGCGAGGGTCTGGGCGACCCGGCGTGCTGCCGCCCGCCCGAGCTCTTCGCCTGCCCGCTGTGCCGGCGGCTGCTGTGCGAGCCGGTGACCCTGCACTGCGGGCACACCCACTGCCGCCGCTGCGCCGAGCCCGGCGACTGCGGCCGCTGCCaccgcccgcgccgccccgccgaGCCGACccctgccgccgccgcgctgCCGCCGGCCGCGGGCCGCCCGCGGGTCAACGTggtcctgggcaacctgctgCACAAGTGGTTCGGCGCCGAGAGCCGggcgcggcggctccgcgccgAGGGCGACGCGCTGCGGGAGCGCCAGGAGCTACCGGCCGCCCTGGAGAAGTACAACCAGGCCCTAGAGATGG ctcctTGCAAGTGTTCGTTAATAGCACAGCGGGCGGAGCTCTGTACGCTGATGAAGAACTACCAGCAAGCTCTTCACGATGCAGACATCCTGTGCCGGAACAAACCCCACTGGCCCGCG GGCCATTATGTGAAAGCAAAAGCTCTTTCTGGATTGGAAAGGACTGAGGAAGCATTGAAGGAGTTTCTTTATTGTGTTGCCTTAAATCCTGAATGGAGCTCAATGAAGAAAGAAGCCCAAAAG ATAATGTGTGAGATGTTTTTCCCAGCCTTTGAAAATGTGCATGATAGTCTAACAGCACCTTTCTCTAGTCGAACATCCCATACAAGATTGAAACCTGCATTTCTGAGTAGCATAAACACACAGTCAGCTGTGGAAGATAACTCTGTTGCTGGGTCCTCAAAG GATACTATGTTCAGGTTAACAAAAACCCCGTCCCAAGAATCTGATGTATTCAGAAACACTGATTCTTCTGTTACCCATCATGTTCTGGACCTCTACTTTGATGACAACAAGAAGTCTTTGGGAGCTATTCTCTCCAGTTTACCTGGGGTTGGCTTAAAAAGAAAGCTGTCCAGTGATATGAGGGATTTGCAGAGTTTGGATGTCCCCAATAAGATTCTTAAAAAAG ATGGAGATGTTTTACCTGAAAACACCACTGACACTTCAAGTGAAATACCAACAACTCTGGTGGATGCATCAGACTTTGAGTGTTCCCTCTGCATGAG GTTGTTCTACGAACCTGTTACCACACCCTGTGGACACACCTTTTGCCTCAAATGCCTTGAGCGTTGCCTTGACCATAATCCACTTTGCCCGCTCTGCAAGGAAAAGCTGTCAGAA TTTCTGGCAAGCAGAACATACAAGAAGACCGTCCTTACAGAAGAGCTCATAGTCCGTTACTTGCCAGAGGAATtatctgaaaggaagaaagttAATGAGGAAGAAATGAAGGAATTGTCAAA TTTGAATAAAGATGTTCCCATCTTCGTATGTACCATGGCCTTTCCTACCATCCCTTGTCCACTCCATGTCTTTGAACCTCGTTATCGCCTAATGATAAGAAGATGCATGGAAACTGGTACCAAGCAGTTTGGCATGTGCTTAGCTGATGAATTAAAAGG ATTTGCAGATCATGGCTGTATATTAGAGATCAGGGACGTAAAGTTTTTTCCTGATGGACGCTCAGTTGTTGATACAGTTGGTGTCCGTCGTTTTAGGGTCTTAAGCCATGGCCAGCGAGATGGATATAACACAGCAAACATCGAGTATCTTGAAGATAAAAAG GTTGAAGGACCAGAATATGAAGAACTTGTCCGCCTTCATGATTCAGTCTATGATCAAGCTGTTGCCTGGTTCACTTCACTTAAAGACAATATGAAAGTGCAAATTCTCAATCATTTTGGATCTATGCCAGGAAAAGAACCAGAGCCACAG AGCAACCCCAGTGGTCCTGCCTGGTACTGGTGGCTCTTGGCAGTGTTGCCTCTGGAAAACAGAGCTCAGCTGGCTATACTGGCTATGACCTCCCTGAAGGATCGTCTGATTGCCATCAGGCGCGTATTGATATTTGTGACTCGCAAAAGACCCAGATAA